From a region of the Tautonia rosea genome:
- the trpC gene encoding indole-3-glycerol phosphate synthase TrpC, with protein MPTILDEIVATKRREVAEAKRRMPLDELEIQASEAPPVRDFREALEGPGPIRLIAEVKKASPSAGVIRADFDPIAIARTYQAHGADCLSVLTDVRYFQGHLSYLARVRASVAIPILRKDFLIDEYQVVEARMAGADAVLLIAEILDDAQLAALLSRTRSLGMTALVEIHEEANLDRVLAAGADLVGINNRDLSRFETDLEHTFRLRPRVPEGVLLVSESGIRGRSDVERLEAAGVDAILVGESLMRSPDIGRAVDELLGLPSTVPPGA; from the coding sequence ATGCCCACGATCCTCGACGAGATCGTTGCCACCAAGCGCCGGGAGGTGGCCGAAGCGAAGCGGCGCATGCCGCTCGACGAGCTGGAAATCCAGGCGAGCGAGGCCCCTCCCGTGCGGGACTTCCGCGAGGCCCTCGAAGGCCCGGGGCCGATCCGCCTGATCGCCGAGGTGAAAAAAGCCAGCCCCTCGGCCGGGGTCATCCGGGCCGACTTCGACCCGATCGCCATCGCCCGGACCTACCAGGCCCACGGAGCCGACTGCCTAAGCGTCCTGACCGATGTCCGGTATTTCCAGGGGCATCTGTCCTATCTGGCCCGCGTCCGGGCCTCGGTGGCGATCCCGATTTTGCGCAAGGACTTCCTGATCGACGAGTACCAGGTGGTCGAGGCCCGCATGGCCGGGGCCGACGCGGTCTTGCTCATTGCCGAGATCCTCGACGACGCGCAACTGGCCGCCCTACTCTCCCGGACCCGATCCCTCGGCATGACCGCCCTGGTCGAGATCCACGAGGAGGCGAACCTCGACCGCGTCCTGGCCGCCGGGGCCGACCTGGTCGGCATCAACAACCGCGACCTCTCCCGGTTCGAGACCGACCTGGAGCACACCTTCCGGCTCCGCCCGAGGGTCCCCGAGGGAGTCCTCCTCGTCTCCGAGAGCGGCATCCGGGGGCGATCCGACGTCGAGCGCCTGGAAGCGGCCGGGGTCGATGCGATTCTCGTCGGCGAGTCCCTGATGCGATCCCCCGACATCGGCCGCGCCGTCGACGAACTGCTCGGCCTGCCCTCGACCGTCCCACCGGGGGCTTGA